The following coding sequences are from one Veillonella rodentium window:
- a CDS encoding LysR family transcriptional regulator, producing the protein MDDREWRTFVTVVNERNITRAAETLFLSQPALSYRLRHMEKALGHSLLLRNADGIALTAQGEIFYEYCKRMLQEQETLGNAMNSASGKIQGTLKIASSINFADYELPTLLQSFREQYPDVHIQVKTAFSHQVVKMFNTGDCMVAFARGGYEVSGESELLLKEPYCLAYKELVAPESLEKVPFIRYQTDASVANIIENWCAEHFEGPPMVAMEVNSMSTCRHFVRAGLGWSILTYMGLGSCKDKDIYVSPLRSREGQYITRDTNMVYTKDAANLVAVKTFIEYVRNYYKKHTVVDKSIFREYKA; encoded by the coding sequence ATGGATGATAGAGAATGGCGTACTTTTGTAACTGTCGTCAACGAGAGGAACATTACGAGAGCGGCCGAAACATTATTTTTATCGCAGCCGGCTTTGAGCTATCGGTTGCGGCATATGGAAAAAGCTTTGGGCCATTCTCTATTATTGCGTAATGCCGACGGCATTGCTCTGACGGCACAAGGGGAAATTTTTTATGAATACTGTAAGCGTATGCTGCAGGAACAGGAGACCCTGGGAAATGCGATGAATTCCGCATCCGGCAAGATTCAAGGTACCTTGAAAATCGCATCATCCATTAATTTTGCGGATTATGAATTGCCGACACTGCTGCAATCATTTCGTGAACAATATCCGGATGTACACATTCAGGTTAAGACGGCCTTCAGCCATCAGGTGGTGAAGATGTTCAACACCGGTGACTGTATGGTGGCATTTGCCCGCGGTGGTTACGAGGTGTCCGGTGAATCGGAACTGCTCCTGAAAGAGCCGTATTGCTTGGCCTACAAGGAACTGGTGGCTCCGGAGTCGCTTGAGAAAGTGCCGTTTATTCGGTATCAGACGGACGCATCCGTAGCCAATATCATCGAAAACTGGTGCGCCGAACATTTTGAAGGGCCGCCAATGGTTGCGATGGAGGTCAACTCCATGAGTACGTGTCGTCACTTTGTGCGCGCCGGTCTGGGATGGTCCATCTTGACCTATATGGGACTCGGGTCCTGTAAGGATAAAGATATCTACGTAAGCCCGCTACGCAGTAGGGAAGGGCAGTATATTACGCGCGATACCAACATGGTGTACACGAAAGATGCGGCAAACCTTGTGGCGGTGAAAACTTTCATCGAATACGTACGTAATTATTACAAGAAACATACGGTAGTAGATAAGAGTATATTTAGAGAATATAAAGCATAA